A part of Arachis hypogaea cultivar Tifrunner chromosome 12, arahy.Tifrunner.gnm2.J5K5, whole genome shotgun sequence genomic DNA contains:
- the LOC112729205 gene encoding proline-rich receptor-like protein kinase PERK12 produces the protein MLIGFCIEDKRRLLVYEYICNGSLDSHLYGRQREPLEWAAWQKIAIGAARGLRYLHEDCRVGCIIHRDMRPNNILITHDFEPLVGDFGLVRWQPDGDTGVETRVIGTFGYLAPEYAQSGQITEKADVYSFGVVLVELVIGRKAVDLTRPKGQQCLTKWAQPLLEEYAIEELIDPRLGNQYLENEVYCMLHAASLCIRRDPHSRPRMSQVLRILDCDMVMDTSYISTPSYDVGNRSGRLWSEPLQRQHHYRGPLLEGSLESFSGKLSLDK, from the exons ATGCTGATTGGATTTTGTATAGAGGATAAGAGAAGGCTACTAGTTTACGAGTACATATGCAATGGATCATTGGATTCACATTTATATG GGAGACAGCGAGAACCATTAGAATGGGCTGCATGGCAAAAAATTGCCATTGGAGCTGCTCGTGGGTTACGATATCTTCATGAAGACTGTAGAGTGGGATGCATTATCCACCGTGACATGCGGCCTAACAACATTCTCATAACTCATGATTTTGAACCACTG GTTGGTGATTTTGGATTGGTGAGGTGGCAACCTGATGGAGACACGGGTGTGGAAACCCGAGTAATTGGAACATTCGG GTATTTGGCTCCTGAATATGCTCAAAGCGGCCAAATAACTGAGAAAGCTGATGTTTATTCATTTGGGGTGGTATTGGTGGAGCTTGTTATAGGGAGAAAAGCTGTGGATCTCACGCGGCCTAAGGGACAGCAGTGTCTTACTAAGTGG GCACAACCTCTGTTGGAAGAATATGCCATTGAGGAACTGATTGATCCAAGGCTGGGGAACCAATACTTAGAAAATGAGGTATATTGCATGTTGCATGCTGCATCATTATGCATACGGCGAGATCCTCATTCTAGACCACGCATGTCACAG GTTCTTCGTATACTGGACTGCGACATGGTCATGGACACAAGTTACATTTCAACTCCAAGTTATGATGTGGGAAACCGGAGTGGCCGACTCTGGTCGGAGCCGCTGCAGAGGCAGCACCATTACAGGGGTCCTCTGTTAGAGGGGTCACTTGAATCATTCAGTGGGAAGCTATCTCTTGACAAATAG